TCCATCAACAGTGGTTATAATTCCCTTGATCGTCAAACGATCAGCAAAAAGAGGTGATAATATCGCATCCAAGACTTCCACTGGATGTGCAGCACCAGTTGTTTCAAGATATATTACATCTGGTTTTTCAGCAAGTAGCAACCCTTGGAGCTGAGCCTCAAGTTCATCTTGAATTGAACAGCATACACAGCCTCCTAAAAGCTCTTTTAATGCGACATCATCTTCCACCACATCAGAGTCAATCGACACGTTGCCGAGTTCATTCATCATTACAGCTACTTTTCTACCAATACGTCGTTCATCCTCAAGTAACCGTTTTAGCAGGGATGTTTTTCCACTCCCTAAAAACCCTGATAAAATAAGAATTTCAGTTTTACTCATCTTAATCCCCTTCTACGTCTTCTAAAATTTCATTTACGATTAATAGGATGATTTTTTCTATTTCATCGAGGCTTCTATTTGTCATATATCCTATTTTTTGAAACCATTCCGTCTTGCATTTCCATAACGGGATATAGCCATTGGGATAATATTCTTCATCCTGTTCAAGACCTAGTTCTATAAATGATTCATAATCATCTTCAAATACATCTATATCACTAACAATTTTCCCCTTATTTAAACGAACCAACTCAATGACAATTCGATGATTGTGATGTTCAAATTCTGCTTGTACATTTTGTTCAAGCTTACGGCAGATTACCTCACATTTTTCTTCGAAAAGGATTAGTTTTTCCTCTAGTTGTTTGTCCAAATGAATGATCTGCTTCAAACTCTCACCTCAAAATCTATCTGCTTGTCCATTTTATAGGATTTTCAGTATTCATTCAAACCATTGGCTTTTTATTATAACAATCATTACATTTTTTAACAATTGGGCTATCAACTATCTTTAAAAAACTTATAATATAGTAAAGAAAACTCGCTGAATAGGAAAAGAAAATCTCAGGAAGGACTTTTCTTTATGCTTTATGAGTATGTATACCCAAAAAGCCTTCAACATTTTGTAAAAAACCCTACCCACGAAACATTAAAAGAACTTCTCCTCAATAATACCGGTGAAACTGACTTTCTTGACTTTAAAACAAAATGGCCATACTTTTCGAAAGTAGCAAAGCATATTCTAGCCATAGCCAATTCAGGTGGTGGGTGCATTATTGTTGGTGTCAGTCAAAATGATGAAGGTGCTGTATCACTCTCAGGACTTAGTGAAGATGACTTTTTAGATAAGGCCGATATTGATAATAAACTCGAACATCTTTTACCCAAATATTTGAAATATCGGGTAGAAGATTTCCAGTTTATTAGAGATGAACATCCTTCTTTAAAAAATAAGCGATTTCAAGTTCTCCTTATAGAATACGATCCAAAATACGTCCCATATACCTCCGTAGTACAGCGTGGGGAAATCCGATACGGTGCCATTTATATGAGACAAGGGACAAAATCTTTAGAGGCAACCAATGAAAGACTTGTTGAAATCATTTTGCGTAAAGTCCAATCAGGCGGCTCAAGCATGAATGATTATTCATTAAAGGATCACCTTTCACAACT
The Neobacillus sp. PS3-40 genome window above contains:
- a CDS encoding ATP-binding protein → MLYEYVYPKSLQHFVKNPTHETLKELLLNNTGETDFLDFKTKWPYFSKVAKHILAIANSGGGCIIVGVSQNDEGAVSLSGLSEDDFLDKADIDNKLEHLLPKYLKYRVEDFQFIRDEHPSLKNKRFQVLLIEYDPKYVPYTSVVQRGEIRYGAIYMRQGTKSLEATNERLVEIILRKVQSGGSSMNDYSLKDHLSQLKELYDERQTNHQNDFGNFITELIERKKERIRKLLDILSEN